The following proteins are co-located in the Methylocystis heyeri genome:
- a CDS encoding ImmA/IrrE family metallo-endopeptidase — translation MESKFSALRWALEMTQFWKLALPDKRFPVDVEAIATEVSRARFPKDPLKGIEGGNLPGFEGALYPLGNPRDGWGIIYNNAGVAPGRKRFTIAHEFGHYLAHRHTLPPEGVKCDSKAIIRRDGAGIEKEADEFAAYLLMPYDDFKQHIPPSKKPSIDDLIACADRYGVSLIAATLRWLEYTERRAVFVVSRDGGALWAKSSEPAFKSGRFLRTAKETYMLPDAALAARDEFDSQGRATAIHPPGVWFPEETEEMTIRSKTYDLSLTLLFLPREFRYAAVIQSDLMDTFERMTSRS, via the coding sequence ATGGAATCCAAATTTAGCGCGCTACGCTGGGCCTTGGAGATGACGCAGTTCTGGAAGCTGGCGTTGCCAGACAAGCGGTTTCCTGTCGATGTCGAAGCCATCGCAACTGAGGTGTCGCGCGCCCGCTTTCCGAAAGATCCCTTGAAGGGGATCGAGGGGGGCAATCTGCCGGGCTTTGAAGGCGCGCTTTATCCGTTGGGTAATCCGCGCGACGGCTGGGGAATTATATACAACAATGCCGGAGTCGCACCCGGCAGGAAGCGGTTCACGATAGCACACGAGTTCGGCCATTATCTCGCTCATCGGCATACGCTCCCTCCTGAGGGCGTCAAATGCGATTCCAAAGCCATCATTCGCCGCGATGGCGCCGGGATCGAGAAGGAGGCCGACGAGTTCGCCGCCTATCTTTTGATGCCGTACGACGATTTCAAGCAACACATCCCTCCATCTAAAAAGCCGTCGATCGACGATCTCATTGCCTGTGCGGACCGCTACGGCGTGTCGTTGATTGCAGCTACCTTGAGATGGCTGGAATACACGGAGCGCCGTGCCGTATTTGTCGTCTCTCGAGATGGCGGGGCGCTATGGGCGAAATCAAGTGAGCCAGCTTTTAAGTCTGGTCGTTTTCTGCGGACAGCAAAAGAGACATACATGCTTCCCGACGCAGCCTTGGCTGCCCGTGACGAATTTGACAGCCAAGGACGCGCGACTGCAATTCACCCGCCCGGCGTCTGGTTTCCCGAGGAAACCGAAGAGATGACGATCCGCTCCAAGACATATGATCTATCGCTGACGTTATTGTTTCTACCGCGCGAGTTTCGTTACGCAGCAGTGATCCAGTCAGATCTGATGGACACCTTTGAGCGGATGACTAGCCGATCATGA
- a CDS encoding helix-turn-helix domain-containing protein yields MTSTFGEKIRALRKEKKLTLDQLAEKAQSSKSYIWELENKNPPRPSADKIAKIAEVLGTTADYLMDSQNLQSKETAKDLAFYRKYQTMDESKKDTIRQMLDLLEKK; encoded by the coding sequence ATGACAAGCACCTTTGGAGAGAAGATTCGCGCCCTGAGGAAAGAGAAAAAGCTCACCCTCGATCAGCTCGCGGAAAAAGCCCAAAGCTCCAAAAGCTACATCTGGGAACTCGAAAACAAGAATCCTCCAAGGCCTTCTGCCGACAAAATCGCCAAAATAGCCGAGGTGCTTGGAACGACCGCTGACTACCTGATGGATTCTCAAAATCTGCAAAGCAAGGAAACGGCTAAGGATCTTGCATTCTACAGGAAATACCAGACCATGGACGAGTCGAAAAAGGACACGATCCGGCAAATGTTGGACCTTCTCGAAAAGAAGTGA